The following proteins come from a genomic window of Mycolicibacterium rufum:
- a CDS encoding HPr family phosphocarrier protein, translating into MPTKTVIVGSSIGLHARPAAIIAEAAVNAGVPVTLSVDGGEPVDAGSALMIMTLGAGNGAQVTVASDDEAALNTIAELVQQDLDA; encoded by the coding sequence ATGCCCACCAAGACCGTCATCGTCGGATCGTCGATCGGACTGCACGCCCGACCCGCGGCAATCATCGCCGAGGCCGCCGTCAACGCCGGTGTGCCCGTCACGCTCTCGGTCGACGGCGGTGAGCCGGTGGACGCCGGCTCGGCGCTGATGATCATGACCCTCGGCGCCGGCAACGGTGCCCAGGTCACCGTCGCCTCCGACGACGAGGCCGCGCTGAACACCATCGCCGAGCTGGTGCAGCAGGACCTCGACGCCTGA
- a CDS encoding type VII secretion target produces MSYDALEVTTAHLRELAARHGQAAAEMTTAAGAVAGVDTRIRTSHGVIAWSTAAAVEAIQQHRSEAAACVAGVSRALEDNLTSAAHRYDATDEASGERLAR; encoded by the coding sequence ATGTCGTATGACGCCCTCGAGGTGACCACCGCACACCTGCGCGAACTCGCGGCCCGACACGGTCAGGCCGCCGCCGAGATGACGACCGCCGCCGGCGCCGTCGCCGGGGTGGACACCCGCATCCGGACGTCGCACGGTGTGATCGCCTGGTCCACGGCGGCCGCGGTGGAGGCGATCCAGCAGCACCGGTCCGAGGCCGCGGCCTGCGTCGCGGGCGTATCCCGCGCGCTCGAGGACAACCTGACCTCGGCGGCGCACCGGTACGACGCCACCGACGAGGCGTCCGGCGAGCGGCTGGCGCGGTGA
- a CDS encoding EspA/EspE family type VII secretion system effector — MSDVAGGFGKVIDGGLGNVGARVAKASSGSEILDAGQLLIAGMRLTTGWGRPDPGEAFGQGAAGFTGAGQTVDSASPREGWAGTGSQAYASANRRQSASAAALAVLDRDVQTVVAREAFQVDYHRGKLDDQSDHLSTLGYATWSLALIPGVGKALKAAVEMTAVNTAMVVCSTELANLASETGENAAELRRLADGYSALTRKAAPPALDEEPMPTTDDEERRPGAETDRDDEPGRAPRPVPSIADPTAVGPPAPVPDAAPAPMHCAPAADAPPTAQTAPAAAASADPMAAMSSVFGAVGGAIGSAVAPLAAAMTAVVTAAGQALSTATSAQPTEPTDRTPNAGESSTGDEPEDETAEPGGDDGDVAEPTVPEAVATPGEPAAASAPPAAAPPRAPAPAATRPPQ, encoded by the coding sequence ATGTCCGATGTTGCCGGCGGGTTCGGCAAAGTCATCGACGGCGGATTGGGCAACGTCGGCGCGCGTGTCGCGAAGGCGTCGTCCGGCTCGGAGATCCTCGACGCGGGTCAGCTGCTGATCGCCGGGATGCGGCTGACCACCGGGTGGGGCCGGCCCGATCCGGGCGAGGCGTTCGGACAGGGCGCGGCCGGCTTCACCGGCGCCGGTCAGACCGTCGACTCCGCCTCTCCGCGCGAGGGCTGGGCGGGCACCGGGTCGCAGGCGTACGCGTCGGCGAACCGCCGGCAGTCCGCGTCGGCCGCGGCGCTGGCCGTGCTGGACCGCGACGTGCAGACCGTCGTCGCCCGGGAGGCGTTTCAGGTCGACTATCACCGCGGCAAGCTCGACGACCAGTCCGACCACCTGTCCACGCTGGGCTACGCCACCTGGTCGCTCGCGCTGATTCCCGGGGTGGGCAAGGCGCTCAAGGCCGCGGTGGAGATGACGGCGGTCAACACCGCGATGGTGGTGTGCAGCACCGAGCTCGCCAACCTGGCATCCGAGACCGGCGAGAACGCCGCCGAGCTGCGCCGGCTCGCCGACGGCTACTCCGCGCTCACCCGCAAGGCCGCGCCGCCGGCGCTCGACGAGGAGCCGATGCCGACCACCGATGACGAGGAGCGCCGTCCCGGCGCCGAGACGGACCGTGACGACGAGCCCGGCCGCGCGCCTAGGCCGGTCCCGAGCATCGCAGACCCCACGGCCGTCGGCCCGCCCGCGCCGGTTCCGGATGCTGCGCCCGCGCCGATGCACTGTGCGCCCGCCGCGGACGCGCCGCCCACGGCACAGACAGCACCGGCCGCTGCGGCGTCCGCGGATCCGATGGCCGCGATGTCGTCGGTGTTCGGCGCGGTGGGCGGTGCGATCGGCTCCGCGGTGGCGCCGCTGGCCGCTGCGATGACCGCAGTGGTCACCGCGGCAGGACAGGCGCTGTCGACGGCGACATCGGCGCAGCCCACCGAACCGACCGACCGCACACCGAATGCGGGAGAGTCCAGCACCGGGGACGAGCCCGAGGACGAAACGGCCGAGCCGGGCGGCGACGACGGCGATGTCGCCGAGCCGACTGTTCCGGAGGCTGTCGCGACGCCCGGCGAGCCGGCCGCGGCCTCCGCGCCTCCGGCCGCCGCGCCGCCGCGCGCACCCGCGCCCGCAGCCACCCGCCCGCCGCAGTGA